A window of bacterium contains these coding sequences:
- a CDS encoding stress-induced protein has protein sequence MYTDNTENKPTQAGSSSQDQVSKKGAGSASGESGRGWHGDPEGHAQAGRKGGMKVSQDRSHMAEIGRRGGLEVSRDREHMAKIGRKGGSKKG, from the coding sequence ATGTATACTGATAACACAGAAAACAAGCCCACTCAAGCCGGATCATCGAGTCAGGATCAGGTTTCAAAGAAAGGCGCGGGAAGCGCTTCTGGCGAATCCGGACGCGGTTGGCACGGCGATCCTGAAGGTCATGCGCAAGCAGGTCGTAAGGGTGGCATGAAAGTATCTCAAGATCGAAGCCATATGGCTGAGATTGGACGCAGAGGCGGTTTAGAAGTGTCTCGTGACCGAGAGCACATGGCAAAAATCGGCAGAAAAGGCGGATCTAAAAAAGGTTAG